A portion of the Hydractinia symbiolongicarpus strain clone_291-10 chromosome 10, HSymV2.1, whole genome shotgun sequence genome contains these proteins:
- the LOC130613191 gene encoding N-acetylgalactosamine kinase-like, giving the protein MGEEQPSVYNSPAKIYGEEKDVQNRFAALNDAFTKKYGHPPLFYARAPGRVNIIGEHIDYCGYAVFPMALEQDIVYAVSTNNNGKYKMANTNSNFGDYETDVKSFEITGHQWYDYVLCGHKATIDEAKIDVPVGMNTLVDGTVPKSAGLSSSSALVCCSALTTMYANKKNLSKLTLADASQRCEAYVGTEGGGMDQAISFLAEAGTAKLIEFKPLRATDVRLPDGANFVIANSLREMTKSENAGEYYNKRVSECRIAAQILSNKAGIEWRKTRRLLDTQNAMNKSLDEMVQLVEKTFHKEPYTREEVCKELNITDEELIKECLNPTTASSKEFKLYHRAKHVYSEAARVWKFKQICEENPPDSLKALGELMNASQESCAKDYECSCDELDELTTICRESGALGSRLTGAGWGGCTVSLVTSEVIESFIEKVKSRYFECNEKRREKVKEALFATKPGSGAAIILI; this is encoded by the exons ATGGGAGAAGAACAACCATCTGTGTATAATTCACCTGCCAAAATTTATGGTGAAGAAAAAGATGTGCAAAATCG gTTTGCAGCACTGAATGatgcttttacaaaaaaatatggccACCCTCCGTTGTTTTATGCGAGAGCACCTGGCAGAGTAAATATAATAG GAGAACATATAGATTACTGTGGTTATGCTGTCTTTCCAATGGCTTTAGAGCAAGATATTGTATATGCTGTTTCAACCAATAATAATGGCAAGTACAAAATggcaaatacaaattctaacTTTGG TGATTACGAGACTGATGTGAAATCATTTGAAATAACTGGACACCAGTGGTATGACTATGTGTTGTGTGGCCATAAG gcAACAATTGACGAGGCGAAAATAGATGTTCCGGTTGGAATGAACACACTTGTTGATGGTACAGTTCCAAAA AGTGCTGGTTTGTCAAGCAGTTCTGCATTAGTCTGCTGTTCTGCTTTAACAACTATGTATGccaacaaaaaaaatctttctaaG TTAACTTTGGCTGACGCCAGTCAACGATGTGAAGCTTATGTTGGAACAGAAGGTGGAGG GATGGATCAAGCTATATCCTTCTTAGCTGAGGCTGGCACA GCGAAGTTGATAGAATTCAAACCATTAAGAGCTACCGATGTTCGTTTGCCGGACGGTGCAAATTTTGTGATTGCAAATTCTTTG CGAGAGATGACGAAATCAGAGAATGCAGGTGAATATTACAACAAGCGTGTGTCGGAATGTCGAATTGCAGCTCAG ATATTGTCAAACAAAGCTGGCATTGAATGGAGAAAAACGAGACGTTTGTTAGATACGCAGAATGCAATGAATAAATCGCTTGATGAAAT GGTGCAGCTTGTAGAGAAGACATTTCACAAAGAGCCATACACTAGAGAGGAAGTTTGTAAAGAATTAAATATTACA GATGAAGAGTTGATCAAGGAATGTTTGAATCCTACCACAGCATCTAGCAAAGAATTTAAACTGTACCATCGTGCAAAGCATGTTTATTCAGAAGCAGCTCGTGTTTGGAAGTTTAAACAGATATGCGAAGAAAACCCTCCAGATTCGTTAAAG GCGCTCGGCGAGTTGATGAATGCAAGTCAAGAGAGTTGTGCTAAAGATTACGAGTGTAGTTGTGACGAGTTGGATGAACTCACTACCATTTGTAG AGAATCAGGTGCACTAGGGTCGCGTTTGACTGGCGCAGGATGGGGCGGATGTACAGTATCTCTTGTGACGTCAGAGGTCATTGAAAGCTTTATTGAAAAAGTGAAAAGCAGGTATTTTGAATGTAACGAAAAACGACGTGAGAAAGTCAAGGAAGCTTTGTTCGCAACTAAACCTGGCTCTGGCGCTGCAATTATTCTCATCTAA
- the LOC130613189 gene encoding uncharacterized protein LOC130613189: MKLATILFLSCTLQAYTKVIKRQYIDDAVTIDKWSGPFFNNKQQKDAFDQLLHDDSRGSKRMDLGGIDPNDILNPVPERPRVRTVKDEGPVAETYIGKDPDADKIAVASPQDRLAHFVSKPIIHTAPIERNMAKHLHDHDIEDSPLHSRRFMFRHQMESDEELRDRDRHRFQEDDRFDEEKRRHHVNDQTDDRQEQNFRENENDESPPERFINHHHESFEQDRDQDKTISDENDKRYAKRSVIKKHKKHKKVKHPFEKKSEFSEVGSHIPEVLMPGGLLDAGVPSTTDEMMQEGAIDPSLRDSNGSPLSEILTGGDSDVAVTGNTPLALTGVGVNSHSGVKEISEHLQQTQDSDMTTNADDEHPIIPNPNSKQISEKVINNEATFQGETGDTRTPDGQGKEPVDQHTIFVQHHKGKPSEEENLKEKEASRRSHAKKHQVHKVRAKEMKGKSHHNKRSNLAKILPVARKNQVAKLSKNSNKRWTHSTWPQHGFLEDNVGNDYNNRVGGGGPHLMTVGHQDESDGIHKEWNNMNSPGNGYYSGAGLGPSRSLEGEYIHHSSHYAPLFPAAHGFHGHGPAFAGGGGGGNMNGFVEGGHMEAFSGGHGMEGYMDHTMEGDHGMDGGNAVGHGIFGGLAEGHMGNDNAMHSLSSSGSSSDHDTAGLIGAIWDHDYDGEHGRGAHVGYYGHNDLGTLLPSETLDGFAGSEHGGFSMPMHGRYHGGSHWSGGIGSAVVHEGHSNAIQDIQDDTSIDSSLQTMGIGMEMNGHHGHHGHHGMGPPFMEHHDVGQYANEFHGAPDEGHGHIVPVNDHHHEMSPEQYHDHIDALMLKYHKLEEDMRGTHGNLMDRLDENLLHHHGHPHYHSGYDIYSYKNPWDNARIPYHVPVENHPDNTAEEEHVGGGSMEMGGKDDGKGEEKGGPLVEAKEESKPPPKKDDDKKDEKEEKKPEKKPEKPEKPDWTGIPPKIPAQRGGPETSGSIGLASNESLADAGPSKLAPLQQAIMAYKAMNLSVPASLQIQELKEELKMERAKEASLVASRDSHETASAKDKEPPTAKDKEPPRQAETPNGAAEVTKAIQQMGSRAASYNIHAAPQFQRLQQLNFLQQSYLKQMLDDAVAATKINQKPVQKEDNEQATVENILGLGHASDKPVQSAQLLGLLNNMLKQGASNVAFNNLAKAVQGTSNFVKQPSTEEPAAATIKAEPVSADSKSSGVDKTSSLTSLVTGASSLTPSEVPTLDVPDNDQENIANETESNENNDLISLLNTAGVIKHKKKHHKKKHNVDADDAYAKIGYEGPTGGDSYKVGVKKDTSSPVTGDHNKAYVTLKDISSAESTVDVNANDEASKKTNIKTDLKTQ; encoded by the exons ATGAAACTTGCAACAATATTATTTCTTTCGT GCACCTTGCAAGCATATACAAAGGTCATAAAACGTCAATACATTGATGACGCAGTGACAATAGATAAATGGAGTGGACCATTCTTTAACAACAAACAGCAGAAAGACGCTTTCGATCAACTGCTGCATGATGATTCTAGAGGCAGTAAGCGCATGGACTTAGGAGGGATTGATCCAAATGATATATTAAACCCAGTTCCCGAAAGACCTCGTGTGCGAACTGTAAAAGACGAAGGACCTGTAGCAGAAACATACATTGGAAAAGATCCAGACGCAGATAAAATTGCAGTAGCCAGTCCACAAGATAGACTGGCACATTTTGTTTCAAAACCAATTATTCATACTGCTCCCATAGAGCGTAATATGGCAAAACATCTACATGATCACGACATAGAGGATAGCCCACTACATTCGCGACGTTTTATGTTCCGTCACCAAATGGAATCTGACGAAGAGTTGAGAGATCGCGACAGACATCGTTTTCAAGAAGACGATAGATTTGACGAAGAGAAAAGACGTCATCATGTTAATGATCAAACAGACGATCGACAGGAACAGAATTTTAGAGAGAATGAAAACGATGAATCCCCTCCAGAAAGGTTTATAAATCATCATCATGAATCGTTTGAGCAAGACAGAGATCAAGATAAGACTATTAGTGACGAAAATGATAAACGCTACGCAAAGCGGTcggtaataaaaaaacacaagaaacacaaAAAGGTCAAACATccgtttgaaaaaaaatcagaattttCAGAAGTTGGTAGTCACATCCCGGAAGTACTAATGCCAGGTGGACTTCTTGATGCGGGAGTGCCATCGACAACAGATGAAATGATGCAGGAGGGTGCAATTGACCCGTCTTTGCGGGATAGCAACGGTTCACCTTTGTCAGAAATTCTTACTGGTGGAGATAGCGATGTCGCTGTGACAGGTAACACTCCGTTGGCATTAACAGGTGTTGGAGTAAACAGTCATTCAGGTGTGAAAGAAATATCAGAACATTTGCAACAAACACAAGACTCTGACATGACAACGAATGCTGACGACGAACATCCCATAATTCCTAATCCAAATTCtaaacaaatttctgaaaaagtgATAAATAATGAAGCGACATTTCAAGGTGAAACTGGTGATACTCGTACTCCAGATGGTCAGGGAAAAGAACCTGTTGATCAGCACACGATTTTTGTACAACACCATAAAGGAAAGCCTAGTGAAGAAGAAAATCTAAAAGAGAAAGAAGCATCACGAAGATCACATGCAAAGAAACATCAGGTTCATAAAGTACGTGCCAAAGAGATGAAAGGAAAAAGTCACCATAATAAAAGATCGAACTTAGCTAAAATATTACCAGTGGCAAGAAAAAACCAAGTGGCTAAGTTATCTAAGAACAGTAACAAAAGATGGACACATTCTACATGGCCTCAACATGGTTTTCTAGAAGATAATGTTGGAAACGATTATAACAATCGTGTAGGAGGTGGTGGCCCTCATTTAATGACAGTAGGCCATCAAGATGAAAGCGATGGTATCCACAAGGAATGGAACAATATGAATTCTCCTGGAAATGGGTACTACAGCGGAGCAGGTCTTGGTCCATCACGTTCCTTGGAGGGTGAATACATTCATCATAGTTCTCATTATGCTCCTCTATTTCCTGCTGCCCACGGATTTCATGGTCATGGCCCTGCCTTTGCAGGAGGAGGTGGAGGAGGTAATATGAATGGTTTTGTAGAGGGAGGGCACATGGAGGCATTTAGTGGTGGACATGGAATGGAGGGTTATATGGACCATACTATGGAAGGTGATCATGGCATGGATGGTGGAAACGCTGTTGGTCATGGTATATTTGGTGGTCTTGCAGAAGGTCACATGGGAAACGATAATGCAATGCATTCATTATCAAGCTCAGGATCATCCTCAGACCATGATACTGCAGGTCTGATCGGTGCCATCTGGGACCATGACTATGACGGTGAACATGGAAGGGGGGCACATGTTGGATACTATGGTCATAACGACCTAGGAACCCTGTTGCCTTCAGAAACATTGGATGGATTTGCAGGGTCCGAGCATGGAGGATTTTCAATGCCCATGCATGGCAGGTATCATGGAGGTTCCCATTGGAGTGGTGGTATTGGTTCAGCAGTAGTACATG AAGGTCATTCGAATGCTATCCAAGATATTCAAGATGACACGTCGATCGATTCTAGCTTGCAAACGATGGGTATTGGAATGGAAATGAATGGGCATCACGGTCACCATGGACATCACG GTATGGGCCCGCCGTTCATGGAGCACCACGATGTTGGACAGTATGCAAATGAATTTCATGGTGCACCTGATGAAGGACATGGTCATATAGTTCCTGTCAAT GATCACCATCATGAAATGTCACCTGAGCAATATCATGATCATATTGATGCTCTCATGTTAAAATATCACAAATTAGAAGAAGACATGAGAGGTACACATGGAAATCTGATGGATCGacttgatgaaaacctgctacaTCACCATGGGCATCCACATTATCATTCTGGATACGACA TCTACTCCTACAAGAATCCATGGGATAATGCTCGTATACCATACCACGTTCCAG TTGAGAATCATCCTGATAACACTGCAGAAGAAGAACATGTGGGTGGAGGGTCAATGGAAATGGGTGGTAAAGATGACGGTAAAGGGGAAGAAAAAGGTGGGCCGTTGGTTGAGGCTAAAGAAGAATCAAAACCACCTCCCAAAAAAGATGATGACAAGAAGGatgaaaaggaagaaaaaaaacccGAAAAGAAACCCGAAAAGCCCGAGAAGCCCGATTGGACTGGCATTCCTCCGAAAATACCAGCACAAAGAGGTGGTCCTGAAACAAGTGGGAGCATTGGGTTGGCTAGTAATGAGAGTCTAGCTGATGCAG GACCTAGCAAGTTAGCGCCTTTGCAACAAGCCATCATGGCGTATAAAGCTATGAATTTAAGTGTTCCCGCGTCATTACAAATACAAGAATTAAAGGAGGAACTAAAAATGGAGCGTGCAAAAGAAGCCTCACTAGTTGCATCACGTGACAGCCACGAAACAGCCTCGGCTAAAGATAAAGAACCACCTACGGCTAAAGATAAAGAACCACCAAGGCAAGCTGAAACACCAAACGGTGCGGCGGAGGTTACCAAAGCAATACAACAGATGGGGAGCAGAGCGGCAAGTTACAATATCCATGCAGCGCCACAATTTCAGCGTCTTCAACAGTTAAATTTCCTTCAGCAAAGCTACTTAAAGCAAATGCTGGATGATGCTGTAGCAGCCACGAAAATTAATCAAAAGCCAGTACAAAAAGAAGATAATGAGCAAGCCACAGTAGAGAATATTTTGGGTTTGGGTCATGCAAGTGACAAGCCGGTACAATCAGCTCAGTTGTTGGGTCTGTTAAACAACATGCTTAAGCAGGGTGCGTCCAATGTGGCTTTCAACAACCTCGCAAAGGCTGTTCAGGGAACATCTAATTTTGTGAAGCAACCATCGACTGAAGAACCGGCAGCAGCAACGATAAAAGCAGAGCCTGTTAGCGCTGATTCTAAATCAAGTGGGGTTGATAAAACATCGTCTTTAACATCTCTGGTCACTGGAGCAAGCTCCTTAACTCCGAGTGAAGTTCCAACACTCGATGTGCCAGacaatgatcaagaaaatatcgcAAACGAAACGGAAAGCAACGAGAATAACGATTTAATAAGTTTACTCAACACAGCTGGTGTAATAAAACATAAGAAAAAACATCACAAGAAGAAGCACAACGTAGATGCTGACGATGCATATGCAAAAATTGGCTACGAAGGACCCACCGGTGGAGATAGTTATAAAGTTGGTGTCAAAAAAGACACTTCGTCGCCTGTTACTGGCGACCATAACAAAGCATATGTGACTTTAAAGGATATAAGTTCAGCAGAATCCACAGTTGATGTCAATGCTAATGACGAGGctagcaaaaaaacaaacattaaaactgACCTAAAAACTCAATAA